A region from the Leptolyngbya sp. 'hensonii' genome encodes:
- a CDS encoding MotA/TolQ/ExbB proton channel family protein, protein MSRIYDLVREGGPVMIPLVGLSIASIATALERTWFWFQLLSQEQQIVHDVLEAARHDLNKAVAISERAQSLAIGRFLLAPLKLKQPTPDTFRLALETAADKEFVQMRKGDKFLETVVGIAPLLGLLGTVTGLIRTFNNLNIGGGGTSEGATKAAAGIGEALIATAAGMVVAIIALAIFRVMVTLQARQIDYFSEVGNELELIYRQVWYEPTFHNNSHPTKPEKPPLPIDGY, encoded by the coding sequence ATGTCTAGAATTTATGACCTGGTACGAGAAGGTGGCCCAGTAATGATACCGCTGGTCGGTCTGTCTATTGCTTCCATTGCCACAGCATTAGAGCGCACCTGGTTCTGGTTCCAGCTCCTCAGTCAGGAACAGCAAATTGTCCATGATGTGCTGGAAGCAGCCCGTCATGACCTGAACAAGGCCGTCGCGATCTCAGAACGGGCTCAATCCCTAGCCATCGGTCGGTTCCTCCTGGCTCCGCTAAAATTGAAGCAACCCACCCCCGACACCTTCCGCCTTGCCCTGGAAACAGCAGCCGATAAAGAATTTGTCCAGATGCGCAAGGGCGACAAGTTTCTGGAAACCGTCGTGGGGATTGCCCCCCTTCTCGGTCTGCTGGGAACTGTGACCGGCCTGATCCGAACCTTCAACAACCTCAATATTGGCGGTGGCGGCACCTCAGAAGGAGCAACCAAAGCTGCCGCTGGAATTGGGGAAGCCCTGATCGCAACGGCAGCAGGCATGGTGGTGGCGATCATCGCCCTAGCGATCTTCCGGGTCATGGTTACTCTGCAGGCGAGGCAGATAGACTACTTCTCGGAAGTCGGCAATGAATTGGAACTGATTTACCGTCAGGTCTGGTACGAGCCCACCTTCCACAACAATTCCCATCCCACTAAACCCGAAAAGCCCCCTTTGCCGATCGACGGTTACTGA